The following are from one region of the Acidimicrobiia bacterium genome:
- a CDS encoding pseudouridine synthase, whose amino-acid sequence MASRRTAEDLIGEGRVTVDGAPAHLGQKIDPTVATVLIDGLPLPVRPDLVYYLLYKPLGVISTSEDDRGRTAVVDLVPDDERVFPVGRLDADSEGLLILTNDGDLTNLVTHPRHGVTKTYIARVTGVPDRTTLRRLVGGVELEDGPARAERARVRSTAAGEALVEVVMVEGRNREVRRLLAAVGHEVISLVRTAIGPIRDPDLDPGSWRLLTMVEVRDLYGAARAAT is encoded by the coding sequence GTGGCGTCCCGCCGCACCGCCGAAGACCTGATCGGCGAGGGTAGGGTCACCGTCGATGGCGCGCCGGCGCATCTCGGCCAGAAGATCGACCCCACCGTCGCCACGGTCCTGATCGACGGCCTGCCGCTTCCGGTGCGACCCGACCTCGTCTACTACTTGCTCTACAAACCGCTCGGGGTCATCTCGACCAGCGAGGACGATCGGGGCCGCACGGCGGTCGTCGACCTGGTACCCGATGACGAACGGGTCTTCCCGGTGGGGCGTCTCGACGCCGACAGCGAGGGACTCCTCATCCTGACCAACGACGGCGACCTGACCAACCTGGTGACCCATCCCCGTCATGGAGTCACCAAGACGTACATCGCTCGGGTCACCGGCGTACCCGACCGGACGACGCTACGCCGACTCGTCGGCGGCGTGGAGCTCGAGGACGGGCCAGCACGGGCCGAGCGGGCCCGGGTGCGCTCGACGGCCGCTGGCGAGGCACTCGTCGAGGTCGTGATGGTGGAGGGGCGCAACCGTGAGGTGCGCCGACTGCTCGCCGCGGTCGGTCACGAGGTGATCTCCCTCGTACGCACGGCGATCGGCCCGATACGCGATCCCGACCTCGACCCCGGGTCCTGGAGGCTCCTCACCATGGTCGAGGTACGGGACCTCTACGGCGCGGCCAGAGCAGCCACATGA
- the cmk gene encoding (d)CMP kinase, which produces MVVVAIDGPSGVGKTTVSRAVADALGVPHLDTGSYYRVATLATLRASGDPAAEADVLDALDDRSIDFVDGRLHLDGSDASGLLRTNEVTAAVSAVASHAGVRRLLVEHQRSWVAERGGSAVVEGRDIGTVVFPDTPIKVFLTADPAVRARRRAADEEASGRDVAEIETALMARDTADSTREVAPLQPAADAVVIDTSELSVADVVRRILDLVGAV; this is translated from the coding sequence GTGGTCGTCGTAGCGATAGACGGCCCGAGCGGGGTCGGCAAGACCACCGTTTCGCGGGCCGTCGCCGACGCCCTCGGCGTCCCGCACCTCGACACCGGCTCGTATTACCGGGTCGCCACTCTCGCAACGCTCCGGGCCTCGGGCGACCCTGCGGCCGAGGCGGACGTCCTCGACGCCCTCGATGACCGAAGCATCGACTTTGTGGACGGTCGGCTCCACCTCGACGGGTCTGACGCCAGCGGGCTCCTGCGCACCAACGAGGTGACGGCGGCGGTGAGCGCGGTGGCTTCCCACGCAGGCGTGCGGCGGCTGCTCGTCGAACACCAGCGATCCTGGGTGGCGGAACGCGGCGGGTCGGCCGTCGTCGAAGGCCGCGACATCGGCACCGTGGTCTTTCCCGACACTCCCATCAAGGTGTTCCTCACCGCCGACCCGGCTGTCAGGGCGCGTCGCCGGGCCGCCGATGAAGAAGCATCCGGGCGGGACGTCGCCGAGATCGAAACGGCTTTGATGGCAAGAGACACCGCCGACTCGACACGGGAGGTCGCCCCACTCCAGCCCGCTGCCGATGCGGTCGTCATCGACACGAGCGAGCTCAGCGTGGCAGACGTCGTACGCCGCATACTGGATCTCGTAGGAGCCGTCTGA
- a CDS encoding AAA family ATPase codes for MLDELLVENLGIIESARIEPGAGLVAITGETGTGKTLLLGAIRLLRGETARADRVGPHGDEARVEGRFVGGGGETVVTRRFGGRSRTYLDGEMVPARALADRVDDLIEVVAQHEHVSLGRETSVRAMIDGLLDADGRALRASYGEAWRRLAELRAERDAAGSDPMALARELDLARHQVAEIDGAGLIPGEDGDLRGRLSRSRHAEEITAALVAAVRLIEGDGAVTDQARTALGAVRAAAELDPTLAPLATQIDGAIVELDEVARAMTHAAESVDHDPAALQQMEERAAVIADLRRKYGASVDEVLTFADELRAKVERLQNAADRADTIAEEIEQAAHEARRIGTDLGARRRLAADRLTGGALDLLRQLGFSAPHLTVEFTPGEPAAHGCDRMHLMFASDESLTPGPAARVASGGELSRLVLALRVAAGVADADVIAFDEIDVGVGGTTALAMGEMLARLAVGRQVMVVTHLPQIAAFADTHFVVDRDGHTATVRRVDGEERLAELTRMLGGLGESEQGRLHAAELLDTAGERRRGS; via the coding sequence ATGCTCGATGAACTCCTCGTTGAGAACCTGGGCATCATCGAGTCCGCCCGCATCGAACCGGGCGCCGGCCTGGTGGCGATCACCGGCGAGACCGGCACCGGCAAGACGCTGCTGCTCGGGGCCATCAGGCTTCTTCGAGGCGAGACAGCCCGCGCCGACCGGGTCGGTCCCCACGGCGACGAGGCACGCGTCGAGGGCCGATTCGTCGGGGGCGGTGGTGAAACGGTGGTGACGCGACGGTTCGGTGGCCGCTCCCGGACCTACCTCGACGGTGAGATGGTCCCGGCCCGCGCCCTCGCCGACCGCGTCGACGACCTCATCGAAGTGGTAGCTCAGCACGAGCACGTCTCCCTCGGCCGTGAAACATCGGTGAGGGCGATGATCGATGGCCTGCTCGACGCAGACGGGCGCGCCCTGCGCGCCTCGTACGGAGAAGCGTGGCGTCGGCTCGCCGAATTGCGGGCCGAACGCGATGCCGCCGGGTCCGATCCCATGGCCCTGGCGCGGGAACTCGATCTCGCCCGCCATCAGGTCGCCGAGATCGACGGTGCCGGTCTCATCCCCGGCGAGGACGGGGACCTGCGCGGCCGGCTGTCACGATCCCGTCACGCCGAGGAGATCACCGCCGCCCTGGTGGCCGCGGTGCGGCTCATCGAGGGGGATGGAGCGGTGACCGATCAGGCCCGGACGGCTCTCGGCGCGGTGCGGGCGGCTGCCGAACTCGATCCGACGCTCGCACCCCTGGCGACCCAGATCGACGGGGCGATCGTGGAGCTCGATGAGGTGGCCCGGGCGATGACCCACGCCGCCGAATCGGTCGATCACGACCCTGCCGCCCTGCAGCAGATGGAGGAGCGCGCCGCGGTGATCGCCGACCTCCGACGCAAGTACGGCGCCTCGGTCGACGAGGTGCTCACCTTCGCAGACGAGCTGCGGGCCAAGGTGGAGCGCCTCCAGAACGCCGCCGACCGCGCCGACACCATCGCCGAGGAGATCGAACAGGCAGCGCACGAGGCCCGCCGCATCGGCACTGACCTCGGCGCCAGACGGCGGCTCGCTGCCGATCGGCTCACCGGGGGAGCGCTCGACCTCCTTCGCCAGCTCGGATTCAGTGCCCCGCATCTCACGGTCGAGTTCACCCCCGGGGAGCCCGCCGCTCACGGATGCGATCGCATGCACCTCATGTTCGCCAGCGACGAGTCGCTCACCCCGGGTCCTGCGGCTCGGGTGGCGTCGGGAGGTGAGTTGAGCCGGCTCGTCCTCGCCCTGCGGGTTGCCGCCGGCGTGGCCGACGCAGATGTGATCGCCTTCGACGAGATCGACGTCGGCGTTGGGGGGACGACAGCCCTGGCGATGGGCGAGATGCTCGCTCGACTGGCGGTGGGACGGCAGGTGATGGTGGTCACCCACCTGCCTCAGATCGCCGCATTCGCCGACACGCACTTCGTGGTGGACCGCGACGGTCACACCGCCACGGTGCGTCGGGTCGACGGGGAAGAACGACTTGCCGAGCTCACCCGCATGCTCGGCGGTCTGGGAGAGAGCGAGCAGGGGCGGCTCCATGCGGCAGAGCTGCTCGACACCGCGGGGGAGCGGAGGAGGGGGTCGTGA
- the aroA gene encoding 3-phosphoshikimate 1-carboxyvinyltransferase — translation MSHRALILAAMSPGSSRIAGLGPGLDVGSTRSAIEALGAAVTSSGDAVTVVGGPGRWHPPGTLDCGNSGTTMRLLSGALAAAPFTSTLVGDASLSRRPMTRLVEPLAALGAVIRTSAAGTAPIVVQGRRLVGSTVSLGLPSAQVRTAVALAALQADGATTVTSPPGFRDHTERWLAELGLGRWVDDTTFQITPDEVPAIDLVIPGDPSSAAFVWAAAALVSGSEVTTRGLSLNPGRIGFLHILDRMGAGVDIRPTGDVLGDPIGDVTVRHRQLSGIRVEGRQSAAAIDELPLVAILAAAADGETVVADAAELRVKESDRVRGAVGLITALGGDAEERPDGFVVRGQPLSAGVFDADGDHRLAMTAAVAASGGGRVGVVGFDAASVSWPGFDGVLEGLWSS, via the coding sequence TTGTCGCATCGCGCCCTGATCCTCGCTGCCATGTCGCCGGGAAGCTCCCGGATCGCCGGTCTCGGACCCGGGCTGGACGTCGGCTCGACCCGGTCGGCCATCGAGGCTCTCGGAGCCGCCGTGACGTCGTCGGGTGACGCAGTCACCGTCGTCGGCGGTCCCGGGCGCTGGCACCCGCCCGGGACCCTCGACTGCGGGAATTCCGGGACCACGATGCGACTTCTCTCCGGCGCCCTGGCGGCGGCACCGTTCACCTCCACCCTGGTGGGGGACGCCTCTCTTAGCCGAAGGCCCATGACGCGGCTCGTCGAGCCCCTGGCCGCACTCGGCGCGGTGATCAGGACCTCGGCGGCCGGCACGGCACCCATCGTCGTCCAGGGCCGGCGCCTCGTCGGGTCGACGGTGTCGCTGGGGCTTCCGAGTGCCCAGGTGCGTACTGCCGTCGCCCTGGCTGCGCTCCAGGCCGATGGGGCGACGACGGTCACGTCACCGCCCGGGTTCCGCGACCACACCGAGCGCTGGCTGGCCGAACTCGGCCTGGGACGGTGGGTGGACGACACGACGTTCCAGATCACACCGGACGAGGTGCCGGCGATCGATCTCGTCATTCCCGGTGACCCCTCGTCCGCCGCCTTCGTGTGGGCGGCGGCGGCATTGGTGTCCGGATCGGAGGTGACCACCCGCGGGCTCTCGCTCAATCCCGGGAGGATCGGGTTCCTCCACATCCTCGACCGGATGGGTGCCGGCGTGGACATCCGACCGACGGGAGACGTACTCGGCGATCCGATCGGCGACGTCACGGTCCGGCACCGTCAGCTCAGCGGGATCCGGGTCGAGGGGCGACAGAGCGCCGCCGCCATCGACGAGCTGCCGCTGGTGGCGATCCTGGCCGCCGCCGCCGACGGAGAGACGGTAGTTGCCGACGCAGCCGAGCTGCGGGTGAAGGAGAGTGATCGCGTGCGGGGGGCGGTGGGGCTGATCACCGCCCTCGGAGGCGACGCCGAGGAACGGCCGGATGGCTTCGTGGTCCGGGGCCAACCGCTGTCGGCGGGTGTCTTCGACGCAGACGGGGACCATCGCCTCGCCATGACTGCGGCGGTCGCCGCATCCGGCGGCGGTAGGGTGGGGGTGGTGGGATTCGACGCAGCCTCCGTGTCCTGGCCGGGCTTCGACGGTGTCCTGGAGGGCCTGTGGTCGTCGTAG
- a CDS encoding TraR/DksA C4-type zinc finger protein, translated as MAAIDAIADRLRAERDHLVHQLSELGANEDGDLSRDVEFEEGFADAAAATAERTEVIGIVESIKRMLDEVDAALVRVDEGTYGTCARCGKDIPEARLEFRPESIYCVDCKEAGAS; from the coding sequence ATGGCTGCAATCGACGCCATCGCCGACCGACTTCGTGCCGAACGCGACCATCTCGTGCACCAGCTCAGCGAGCTCGGCGCCAACGAGGATGGCGACCTGAGTCGCGATGTCGAGTTCGAGGAAGGCTTCGCCGATGCCGCGGCTGCGACCGCCGAGCGGACCGAGGTGATCGGCATCGTCGAGTCGATCAAGCGAATGCTCGACGAGGTAGACGCCGCCCTGGTGAGGGTGGATGAGGGCACCTACGGGACCTGCGCCCGCTGCGGCAAGGACATCCCGGAGGCCCGACTCGAGTTCCGTCCCGAGTCGATCTACTGCGTGGACTGTAAGGAGGCGGGCGCCTCCTGA
- a CDS encoding HD domain-containing protein: protein MRTLLHLARRFFGWWRAGRPDPPMQLWIGSCLGPAEARLFWEQPVQDQAHAAAVGAYVAQRRPERGDLIAAALLHDVGKAASRLGPVRRSLATVLGGLRLPMPRQFSAYRNHGSIGAEMLEGVKAPAIAIAFARHHGGAQAPSGVAPTDWTLLREADHGA, encoded by the coding sequence ATGAGAACCCTGCTCCACCTGGCGCGCCGGTTCTTCGGATGGTGGCGCGCCGGTCGACCCGATCCCCCGATGCAGCTGTGGATCGGATCGTGCCTGGGTCCCGCCGAGGCCCGCCTCTTCTGGGAACAGCCGGTGCAGGACCAGGCGCATGCCGCTGCCGTCGGGGCGTACGTAGCCCAGCGTCGGCCCGAACGCGGCGACCTGATCGCCGCCGCCCTCCTCCATGACGTGGGGAAAGCGGCCTCGCGACTAGGTCCGGTGCGGCGGTCGCTCGCCACCGTGCTCGGCGGGCTCAGGCTCCCGATGCCCCGTCAGTTCAGCGCCTATCGGAACCACGGGTCAATAGGTGCCGAGATGCTCGAGGGGGTGAAGGCGCCCGCGATCGCCATCGCCTTCGCCCGCCACCACGGGGGTGCGCAGGCACCATCAGGCGTGGCACCCACCGACTGGACTCTGCTGCGTGAAGCCGATCATGGCGCCTGA
- a CDS encoding site-2 protease family protein, whose translation MLHENAVIDVVLFIAALLPSIILHEVAHGAVALRLGDTTAKDAGRLTLNPIPHIDPFGSIILPFALAMARMNVFGWAKPVPVNPSRFQRPIEGMAITSLAGPATNLLLALAVGRLGPFQDVGGVIYLTSDALWARLLLGLLIVNAALAVFNMLPIPPLDGSKLLPLLLPPRAQEVFYRVSQYGFIILFALVFVFRDALAFLGSWIRAIIRFVV comes from the coding sequence ATGCTCCACGAGAACGCCGTGATCGACGTGGTGCTGTTCATCGCCGCTCTCCTGCCGTCCATCATCCTCCACGAGGTCGCCCACGGGGCGGTTGCCCTGCGGCTCGGTGACACCACCGCGAAGGACGCCGGCAGACTGACCCTCAATCCGATCCCGCACATCGATCCCTTCGGATCGATCATCCTGCCGTTCGCCCTGGCGATGGCGCGGATGAACGTGTTCGGGTGGGCCAAGCCCGTGCCGGTGAATCCCTCGCGCTTCCAACGCCCCATCGAGGGCATGGCGATCACGTCGCTCGCCGGCCCGGCGACAAATCTCCTGCTCGCACTCGCCGTGGGGCGGCTCGGGCCGTTCCAGGACGTCGGTGGCGTCATCTACCTCACCTCGGATGCTCTCTGGGCGCGGCTGCTCCTCGGGCTGCTGATCGTCAACGCCGCGCTGGCCGTGTTCAACATGCTCCCCATCCCGCCCCTCGACGGGAGCAAGCTGCTTCCGTTGCTCCTGCCACCACGCGCCCAGGAGGTCTTCTACCGGGTGAGCCAGTACGGCTTCATCATCCTGTTCGCCCTCGTCTTCGTATTTCGCGACGCGCTGGCGTTTCTCGGCTCCTGGATCCGAGCGATCATCCGATTCGTCGTATGA
- the scpB gene encoding SMC-Scp complex subunit ScpB, with protein sequence MSVVAALEAILFVAEHPVSEGELSEALELPPGEVRTTLARLGDVLAERGSGLVLREAAGGWRLYTRPDLHPHLERYAASPGAGRLSRAALETLAIVAYKQPVSRGQVSDVRGVDSEQALRTLERHGLIDQVGVSPGSAGAHLYGTTDVFLEKLGLRSLDDLPPLGDHIPGPEMVEVLERPFRPEEPSSDSRS encoded by the coding sequence ATGAGCGTCGTCGCTGCACTGGAAGCGATCCTCTTCGTGGCGGAGCACCCGGTTTCCGAAGGGGAGCTGTCGGAGGCGCTCGAACTGCCCCCCGGTGAGGTGCGCACAACCCTGGCCCGGCTCGGCGATGTGCTCGCCGAGCGGGGGAGCGGGCTCGTGCTCCGGGAGGCTGCTGGCGGTTGGCGTCTTTATACGCGACCCGACCTGCATCCCCACCTCGAGCGGTATGCGGCCAGCCCGGGTGCCGGGCGCCTTTCCCGCGCCGCCCTGGAGACTCTCGCCATCGTCGCCTACAAGCAGCCCGTGTCGCGCGGGCAGGTGTCCGACGTACGCGGGGTCGACTCGGAACAGGCGCTGCGTACCCTGGAGCGGCATGGGTTGATCGACCAGGTCGGTGTCAGCCCGGGGTCGGCCGGTGCCCACCTGTACGGCACCACCGACGTATTCCTGGAGAAGCTCGGTCTGCGATCCCTCGATGATCTCCCACCGCTCGGCGACCACATCCCCGGGCCCGAGATGGTGGAGGTGCTCGAGAGGCCCTTCCGACCGGAGGAACCATCGAGCGACTCCAGAAGCTGA
- a CDS encoding CTP synthase, protein MTQFVFVTGGVVSSLGKGITAASIGRLLRARGIAAVNQKLDPYINVDPGTMNPFQHGEVFVTDDGGETDLDLGHYERFTGRNLQRDSNVTTGSVYQAVIQKERRGDYLGDTVQVIPHITNEIKSRIRRLAERTEADVVITEIGGTVGDIEILPFLEAIRQLRNDVGHGNAVFIHVTLVPYLAPSEELKTKPTQHSVAELRSRGIHPDAIVVRSDRPVDESDRRKISLFCDVDPEAVINAPDASNIYEVPLILHAGGLDDVICSRLGLTGETPDLSAWTDMVERMARPTRRATIALVGKYVDLPDAYLSVVEALRHGALAAGVGIDLRWIPSDDLEGMLVDTHLGEVDGVVVPGGFGVRGIEGKINAVRFAREHDIPFLGLCLGLQCAVIEFARSQLGLPEANSAEFDPMTPHPVIDLMSTQKGVEDLGGTMRLGLYPARLDPKSRSRDLYGEDVIYERHRHRYEVNNRYRQDLEAAGMLMAGVSPDDQLVEVIELPTHPFFVASQFHPEFKSRPDDPHPLFAGFMRAAAERLVESPGTVVDLPQAAVDRR, encoded by the coding sequence ATGACACAGTTCGTCTTCGTCACCGGAGGGGTCGTCAGCAGCCTGGGCAAGGGCATCACGGCTGCGTCGATCGGTCGACTCCTGAGGGCACGCGGCATCGCGGCCGTCAACCAAAAGCTCGACCCTTACATCAACGTCGACCCTGGGACGATGAACCCGTTCCAGCACGGTGAGGTCTTCGTGACCGACGACGGGGGAGAGACCGACCTCGACCTCGGCCACTACGAACGCTTCACCGGTCGCAACCTGCAGCGGGACTCGAACGTCACCACCGGTTCCGTGTACCAGGCGGTCATCCAGAAGGAACGCCGCGGTGATTACCTCGGCGATACGGTCCAGGTGATCCCACACATCACCAACGAGATCAAGAGTCGGATACGCCGGCTCGCCGAGCGGACCGAGGCCGACGTCGTGATCACCGAGATCGGCGGCACGGTCGGTGACATCGAGATCCTCCCGTTCCTCGAGGCCATCCGGCAGCTCCGCAACGACGTGGGGCACGGAAACGCGGTGTTCATCCATGTCACCCTGGTCCCCTACCTGGCGCCGTCCGAGGAGCTGAAGACCAAGCCGACCCAGCACAGTGTCGCCGAGCTGCGCAGCCGCGGCATCCACCCCGACGCCATCGTGGTGCGCTCCGACCGCCCGGTCGACGAGAGCGATCGGCGTAAGATCAGTCTCTTCTGCGACGTCGATCCGGAAGCGGTGATCAACGCTCCCGATGCTTCGAACATCTACGAGGTGCCCCTCATCCTTCACGCCGGCGGCCTCGACGACGTCATCTGTTCCCGGCTGGGCTTGACGGGCGAGACCCCCGACCTGTCGGCGTGGACCGACATGGTCGAGCGGATGGCCCGTCCGACGAGGCGGGCAACCATCGCCCTGGTGGGCAAGTACGTCGACCTTCCCGACGCCTACCTCTCCGTCGTCGAAGCGTTGCGACACGGCGCCCTCGCCGCCGGAGTCGGCATCGACCTCCGGTGGATCCCGAGCGACGACCTCGAGGGCATGCTCGTCGACACCCACCTGGGTGAGGTGGACGGCGTGGTCGTCCCCGGTGGTTTCGGAGTCCGCGGCATCGAGGGCAAGATCAATGCCGTGCGGTTCGCTCGCGAGCACGACATCCCCTTCCTGGGTCTGTGCCTGGGCCTGCAGTGCGCCGTCATCGAGTTCGCCCGCTCACAGTTGGGGCTCCCCGAGGCGAACTCGGCGGAGTTCGATCCGATGACCCCCCACCCGGTCATCGACCTGATGTCCACCCAGAAGGGAGTCGAGGATCTGGGGGGCACGATGCGCCTCGGCCTGTATCCGGCCCGACTCGACCCGAAGTCCCGGTCGCGGGATCTTTACGGTGAGGACGTCATCTATGAACGCCACCGCCATCGCTACGAGGTCAACAATCGGTACCGGCAGGATCTCGAGGCAGCCGGCATGCTCATGGCGGGTGTTTCACCCGACGATCAGCTCGTCGAGGTGATCGAACTCCCGACGCATCCGTTCTTTGTGGCATCACAGTTCCACCCGGAATTCAAGAGTCGTCCCGACGACCCCCATCCACTCTTCGCCGGGTTCATGCGCGCTGCCGCCGAACGCCTCGTGGAGTCACCGGGGACGGTCGTCGATCTACCACAGGCTGCCGTCGACCGCCGCTGA
- a CDS encoding ScpA family protein, translating to MTFEVRTPVFEGPLDLLLDLITSHRLEVTELNLSDLVTEYVAHLDLMRQMDLDVTSEFLVIASTLIQLKARSLLPGAGGVDLDEDLLLAEERDRLLSRLLANLTFRDVAAVFAHRLSSAELMVGREVGFRADVELPMPPLHLSVGPTELATIAERVFTPVVVEPDLDHLDLDLPSVGEAMRDLRGRLVSDLETDFERLTDHLSRPAEVIAYFLALLELARWGLLRASQNEPGAPIKVTPGGSAAPELMVSEFDLDPGGAE from the coding sequence ATGACGTTCGAGGTACGCACCCCGGTCTTCGAGGGCCCGCTCGACCTGCTGCTCGACCTGATCACCTCTCACCGACTCGAGGTGACCGAGCTCAACCTCAGCGACCTGGTCACCGAGTACGTGGCGCACCTCGACCTCATGCGCCAGATGGACCTCGACGTCACCTCCGAGTTCCTCGTCATCGCCTCGACCCTCATCCAGCTCAAGGCGCGTAGCTTGCTGCCGGGCGCGGGAGGCGTGGACCTCGACGAGGACCTGCTGCTGGCCGAAGAGCGGGACCGTCTGCTCTCGCGGCTGCTGGCCAATCTCACCTTTCGGGACGTCGCCGCCGTGTTCGCCCACCGATTGTCTTCGGCCGAGCTCATGGTGGGGCGGGAAGTCGGATTCCGGGCCGATGTCGAGTTGCCGATGCCGCCGCTGCACCTGAGCGTCGGACCCACCGAGCTGGCGACGATCGCCGAGCGGGTCTTCACCCCGGTCGTGGTCGAGCCCGACCTCGACCACCTCGACCTGGATCTCCCGTCGGTCGGCGAGGCGATGCGGGACCTCCGGGGCCGCCTCGTGAGTGACCTGGAGACGGACTTCGAGCGCCTCACCGACCACCTCAGCAGACCCGCCGAAGTCATCGCCTACTTCCTGGCCCTCCTCGAGCTTGCTCGGTGGGGCTTGCTGCGGGCCTCCCAAAACGAGCCGGGGGCACCCATCAAGGTGACACCCGGCGGTTCGGCAGCACCCGAACTCATGGTGAGCGAGTTCGATCTCGATCCTGGAGGAGCCGAATGA
- a CDS encoding site-specific tyrosine recombinase XerD — protein sequence MEDDIEDFLASLTSDRGLSPRTVAAYRIDLRHYTEHLDGDVASESAVASFMQALQRRGLAASTIGRRMAAVRQFHRFLVAEGRAEADPTTAIETPRRPRTLPKALTVDETFRLLDAPDPATVAGRRDRAVLEFMYSTGCRVSEAVDLDELDLDLEGATVVLTGKGDRQRMVPLGRMAGDAIRSWLPDRAKLRSPGSGAALFLSLKGRRLTRQTIWGMVRRHAVQAGIPQAKVSPHVLRHSAATHMVEGGADLRTVQELLGHASISTTQIYTRVSPRHLLEVYATTHPRS from the coding sequence ATGGAAGACGACATCGAGGATTTCCTGGCATCACTGACCTCGGACCGCGGGCTCTCGCCCCGCACGGTCGCCGCCTATCGGATCGACCTGCGTCACTACACCGAACACCTCGACGGCGATGTCGCCTCTGAGTCCGCAGTGGCCTCTTTCATGCAGGCCCTCCAGCGCCGGGGCCTGGCCGCCTCGACCATCGGACGGCGCATGGCTGCGGTGCGCCAGTTCCACCGCTTCCTCGTGGCCGAAGGGCGGGCCGAGGCCGATCCGACGACGGCGATCGAGACACCGCGCCGCCCCCGCACCCTCCCGAAGGCTCTCACCGTCGACGAGACCTTCCGGCTCCTCGACGCCCCCGATCCGGCGACCGTCGCCGGGCGGCGGGACCGGGCGGTGCTCGAATTCATGTACTCCACCGGTTGCCGGGTGAGTGAAGCCGTCGATCTCGACGAGCTCGACCTCGACCTGGAAGGGGCCACCGTCGTACTCACCGGCAAGGGGGACCGTCAGCGTATGGTTCCGTTGGGGCGCATGGCAGGCGATGCCATCCGATCCTGGCTGCCCGACCGGGCCAAGCTGCGGAGCCCCGGGTCGGGAGCGGCACTGTTTCTCAGCCTCAAGGGGCGCAGACTAACCCGTCAGACGATCTGGGGGATGGTTCGCCGCCATGCGGTGCAGGCCGGTATCCCTCAGGCGAAAGTGTCACCGCACGTCCTGCGACACAGCGCGGCAACCCATATGGTGGAGGGGGGAGCCGACCTGCGTACCGTCCAGGAGCTGCTCGGTCACGCTAGCATCAGCACCACTCAGATCTACACGCGGGTGTCGCCGCGGCACCTCCTTGAGGTGTACGCCACGACCCATCCCCGCAGTTGA